In the genome of Paenibacillus sp. FSL R5-0766, one region contains:
- the ilvD gene encoding dihydroxy-acid dehydratase yields MSAKKMRSDMIKKGFDRAPHRSLLRAAGVKEEDFGKPFIAVCNSYIDIVPGHVHLQEFGKIVKDAIREAGGVPFEFNTIGVDDGIAMGHIGMRYSLPSRDIIADSVETVVSAHWFDGMVCIPNCDKITPGMMMGALRCNIPTVFVSGGPMKAGRDSTGKALSLTSVFEGVGAYQAGKIDDKSLLELEQFGCPTCGSCSGMFTANSMNCLAEAMGLAMPGNGTILAVAPERREFVKQSAKQLMELIKMDLKPRDIVTVEAIDNAFALDMAMGGSTNTVLHTLALAHEAGIEYPIERINEVANRVPHLAKLAPASDLHIEDVHNAGGVSAVLNELLKKPGAIHGDCITVTGKTIRENVEGKEIQDTNVIHHLDNPHSEKGGLAVLFGNLAPQGAIIKVGAVDASVGGYHKGPAICFDSQEQALEGIANGKVKEGHVVVIRYEGPKGGPGMPEMLAPTSQIVGMGLGAKVGLITDGRFSGASRGISIGHISPEAAEGGPIAFVEEGDIIELDLNNRIIELHISDEEFERRRAGWKGFEPKVKTGYLARYSKLVTNASNGGVLSI; encoded by the coding sequence ACCACACCGGAGTTTGCTCCGCGCAGCGGGCGTAAAAGAAGAGGATTTCGGCAAGCCGTTTATTGCCGTATGTAACTCATACATCGATATCGTGCCCGGCCACGTCCACCTTCAGGAATTCGGTAAAATTGTAAAGGATGCTATTCGTGAAGCCGGTGGCGTTCCATTCGAATTCAACACCATCGGAGTAGATGATGGAATTGCCATGGGACACATTGGTATGCGTTACTCGCTGCCAAGCCGTGACATTATCGCGGATTCCGTGGAAACCGTTGTATCTGCACACTGGTTCGACGGCATGGTATGTATCCCGAACTGCGATAAAATTACACCTGGCATGATGATGGGTGCACTCCGCTGTAATATCCCTACCGTGTTTGTCAGCGGTGGACCGATGAAAGCCGGTCGTGACAGCACTGGTAAAGCTCTATCCTTGACCTCTGTATTTGAAGGCGTAGGCGCTTATCAAGCAGGTAAAATCGATGATAAGAGCTTGCTTGAACTTGAACAGTTCGGCTGTCCAACATGTGGATCATGTTCCGGTATGTTTACTGCAAACTCCATGAACTGTCTGGCTGAAGCGATGGGACTGGCTATGCCAGGTAACGGAACCATCCTGGCTGTTGCTCCTGAGCGTCGTGAGTTTGTTAAACAATCTGCTAAACAACTAATGGAACTTATTAAAATGGATCTGAAACCACGTGATATCGTTACTGTAGAAGCGATCGATAACGCGTTTGCACTGGATATGGCGATGGGTGGATCTACAAATACAGTACTGCACACGCTGGCACTGGCTCATGAAGCTGGCATCGAGTATCCAATCGAGCGCATCAATGAAGTAGCTAACCGCGTTCCGCATCTGGCGAAACTTGCACCTGCTTCCGATCTTCACATCGAAGACGTTCACAATGCAGGCGGCGTAAGCGCAGTGCTGAACGAATTGCTCAAGAAACCAGGCGCGATTCACGGTGACTGCATTACTGTAACGGGTAAAACGATCCGTGAGAACGTTGAAGGAAAAGAAATTCAGGATACAAATGTCATTCACCACCTGGATAACCCGCATTCCGAAAAAGGCGGCCTGGCTGTATTGTTTGGTAACCTTGCACCACAAGGCGCTATCATCAAAGTTGGTGCAGTTGATGCTTCGGTTGGCGGATACCACAAAGGTCCTGCCATCTGCTTTGACTCCCAAGAGCAAGCGCTCGAAGGTATTGCTAACGGCAAAGTAAAAGAAGGACATGTTGTTGTTATCCGTTATGAAGGACCAAAAGGCGGACCAGGTATGCCTGAGATGCTGGCTCCTACTTCCCAGATCGTAGGTATGGGGTTGGGTGCTAAAGTCGGTCTGATCACCGATGGACGCTTCTCTGGCGCATCCCGCGGAATCAGTATCGGACATATCTCTCCGGAAGCAGCTGAGGGTGGTCCAATCGCCTTTGTTGAAGAAGGAGACATCATCGAACTGGATCTGAACAACCGTATCATCGAATTGCACATCAGTGACGAAGAGTTTGAACGTCGTCGCGCAGGTTGGAAAGGCTTTGAACCGAAAGTAAAAACCGGTTATCTGGCTCGTTATTCCAAACTGGTTACCAATGCAAGCAACGGTGGCGTACTGAGTATCTAA
- a CDS encoding polysaccharide deacetylase family protein → MTMILQSILLWLLYLSSFYAFIPSLISRLFGFRVFRRGRSDTQFALTFDDGPDPHYTPRLLDLLRQHQAKATFFVVGEHAASHRELIQRIHDEGHLIGIHNYIHKTNWLMRPRTVRDQIQRTGQIIHEVTGVKTCYYRPPWGIMNLFDFFSKRERKIVLWSSMFEDWRSRVGAQRLTERMLKELRGGEVMLLHDRGTTLGADAHAPEQMLQALEVVLQEAERRGLQSVRVDTLMGGITVSESQNKTQLQTPLKLWKRLVVTLWLGWEKLFHWVYHLRTASPEDPMLHFRSRVYHGARVEMNDGHVIQNGDPVIELHFDNQKLFELGVTSRSSMHLAIRMIRTMEQQLPDLARMVALEPELRSAKAIYGVSMINRGPEKFGFTIQELPPGPFSAASKVYLKLLLSVIHPAGTKRLKQRTDKLVPKMIAMPLDLLLDRYGQHTMQVAATVEESRDESLLIEQEIIPERN, encoded by the coding sequence ATGACAATGATACTTCAGAGTATTCTACTGTGGTTATTGTATCTTTCATCTTTTTACGCCTTTATTCCGAGTTTGATTAGCAGGCTTTTTGGTTTTCGTGTATTTCGACGGGGAAGAAGTGATACACAATTTGCATTAACGTTTGACGATGGGCCAGATCCACATTATACGCCGAGACTGCTTGATCTGCTTCGTCAGCATCAAGCAAAAGCCACATTTTTTGTCGTTGGAGAACATGCTGCGAGTCATCGAGAACTTATTCAGCGCATACATGACGAAGGTCATCTTATTGGCATTCATAATTATATTCACAAGACGAACTGGCTCATGCGGCCGCGTACTGTTCGTGATCAGATTCAGCGAACAGGTCAAATTATCCATGAAGTAACCGGTGTGAAGACTTGTTATTATCGTCCACCGTGGGGAATTATGAATCTGTTTGATTTTTTCAGCAAGAGAGAACGAAAGATTGTACTGTGGTCCTCCATGTTTGAAGACTGGAGAAGCCGAGTAGGTGCCCAGAGATTGACCGAACGGATGCTGAAGGAACTGAGAGGCGGGGAGGTCATGCTGCTGCATGATCGAGGAACGACCCTTGGTGCAGATGCACACGCGCCGGAGCAGATGCTTCAGGCGCTGGAAGTCGTCTTGCAGGAAGCTGAACGGCGTGGGCTGCAAAGTGTACGCGTTGATACGTTGATGGGAGGTATCACAGTGAGCGAATCTCAGAACAAAACGCAATTACAGACACCACTGAAGTTATGGAAGCGACTCGTTGTGACCTTGTGGCTGGGTTGGGAGAAGTTGTTTCACTGGGTATATCATCTGCGGACGGCTTCGCCAGAGGACCCCATGCTGCACTTCAGATCACGTGTATATCACGGAGCGCGGGTGGAGATGAATGACGGCCATGTTATTCAAAATGGAGATCCGGTGATCGAACTGCATTTTGACAATCAGAAGTTGTTTGAACTTGGAGTGACATCACGTTCCAGTATGCATTTGGCTATTCGCATGATCCGGACCATGGAACAGCAATTGCCGGATCTGGCACGCATGGTGGCACTCGAACCTGAGTTACGCTCTGCCAAGGCGATATACGGTGTAAGCATGATTAATAGAGGCCCAGAAAAATTCGGATTTACCATACAAGAATTGCCCCCTGGACCGTTCAGTGCTGCATCCAAAGTATACCTGAAACTGCTGTTAAGTGTAATCCACCCGGCAGGAACCAAACGTCTGAAACAGCGTACAGACAAATTGGTGCCCAAGATGATTGCCATGCCGCTGGATCTGCTGTTGGATCGTTACGGTCAACATACGATGCAGGTGGCAGCAACGGTAGAAGAATCCAGAGATGAATCGTTGTTAATTGAACAAGAGATAATACCAGAGCGGAACTAA
- a CDS encoding AI-2E family transporter, translating to MLPLYKKYGRTVFDIALLILTVYVIMYSFSQLYQVAAPVFLSFIVYWMIEPLAKFLHRKGLPKTLGAAISVLLFLALIVAAFFGVGLIIISQISNLQDNFPVYIEMIQREFTNLVLFIQDKSDALPDGVMEKANDYFATLTGFLSKWVTSGAQFVVGFLSSFSSFITNFGIAIILAFFLSIEIESWRKFARAKTPKTLKLAIEFMRNHVFKTIRSYLKAQMIMMLITFVLIYAGLLILGTSNAFTIAAVCAVFDLVPLLGVPVVFIPWIVYLFIIGNSSLAIGLIVILAVTMLTRQLLEPKISGNSIGVSSAYLMLSFMLISLSIFGLAGVVLSPVLLILLKELLQQGYLQKWIHLPKDEFESSPLVMDPPVHKASANSAESTVQRPVSAKDHEDSAK from the coding sequence ATGCTACCGCTTTACAAAAAATACGGGCGAACTGTCTTTGACATCGCATTGCTCATATTAACCGTGTATGTGATCATGTACAGTTTCAGTCAATTATACCAAGTGGCTGCACCCGTCTTTCTATCATTCATTGTGTATTGGATGATTGAACCACTGGCCAAATTTTTACATCGCAAAGGGTTGCCCAAGACGCTTGGAGCCGCCATCTCCGTCTTGTTGTTTCTTGCATTAATTGTCGCTGCCTTTTTTGGTGTGGGCTTAATTATCATTTCACAAATTTCCAATCTTCAAGATAATTTCCCCGTCTACATTGAGATGATACAACGTGAATTCACCAATCTGGTGTTATTCATTCAGGACAAGTCAGATGCTCTCCCTGATGGAGTTATGGAAAAAGCGAATGATTATTTTGCAACACTGACCGGGTTCCTGTCCAAATGGGTAACTAGCGGCGCGCAATTCGTCGTAGGTTTCCTCAGTTCATTCTCTTCGTTTATTACGAACTTCGGAATTGCGATTATTTTGGCATTTTTCCTCAGTATCGAGATTGAATCCTGGCGCAAGTTCGCCCGTGCGAAAACGCCCAAAACATTAAAGTTAGCTATTGAATTCATGCGTAATCACGTGTTCAAGACAATCCGCTCGTATCTGAAGGCACAGATGATCATGATGCTCATTACGTTTGTATTGATTTATGCAGGTTTGTTGATTTTGGGAACCTCTAATGCCTTTACCATTGCAGCAGTCTGTGCGGTTTTTGATCTGGTACCATTGCTTGGCGTTCCTGTTGTGTTTATTCCATGGATCGTCTACTTATTCATTATTGGCAATAGTAGCCTGGCGATTGGCCTGATTGTGATTCTGGCAGTGACGATGCTGACAAGACAATTGCTGGAACCGAAAATATCGGGTAACTCGATTGGTGTATCTTCGGCGTACTTGATGCTTTCGTTTATGCTGATCTCCCTTTCGATCTTTGGCCTGGCTGGTGTCGTGTTATCTCCAGTGCTTCTGATCCTTCTGAAAGAACTGTTACAACAAGGGTACCTGCAAAAGTGGATTCACCTGCCAAAAGATGAATTTGAGTCCTCTCCATTGGTCATGGACCCACCCGTTCACAAGGCCTCAGCGAATTCTGCCGAGTCTACTGTACAACGTCCCGTTTCTGCGAAGGATCATGAGGACTCAGCCAAATAG
- a CDS encoding penicillin-binding protein 2, whose protein sequence is MVKTTKGEIGMHLLAKRRIYITCILLTLVFGLLILRLGWVQIVQVNQTMPGFHRTVREMSVLQRERGVMLDPGRGQFTDYKGEALTGKLQWGLVLFPQAGPLETLRKHGALEGSEMIQLAAILHTDLDQLKKEWNQENIPHFWTAGTHQPVHLTSAQVERLRSLQLQGAGIYPMMTRYLQGHTGMQWMGYLAEQPESSKVITGHQDEVKQPFAMKSGAAGLERTLEPLLRGIGPTLVSRMVSGGGEIIPDIQPHVIAPTNSHYPLRVETTVDAELQRGLEELTQESGLQEGAIVVLDAANADVRAMISRPFYQPQHVNPKQSAWGNRAVQGAVPGSIFKIVTAAAAMEYHAVSTGEEFHCGGEYGKYGLSCWKEHGHGDLNLEQGFAESCNIVFAETARRLSIEQLENTADRLGLARPIGWEGKQMAGMPVLRHFDHEDHGRVRTEAVSSADEGAKIQTAIGQRDVLVTPLQAANLIVTLLHDGKVSAPRLVKRIRYADGGTMLEMPLHDSPSASGQIAPATAHKLLSWMNKVVREGTGKSLQRARWHVAGKSGTAQVQKHGEKRNNQWFIGYGPVEQPQYAVAVLVQDVSPDSQHQATALFRKVMDYLAESS, encoded by the coding sequence ATGGTCAAAACGACAAAAGGTGAGATTGGGATGCATCTTCTTGCGAAACGGCGAATCTATATAACTTGTATTCTTCTAACTCTTGTCTTTGGATTGCTTATACTACGATTGGGGTGGGTCCAGATTGTTCAGGTGAATCAGACGATGCCTGGATTTCACCGAACGGTACGTGAAATGTCTGTATTGCAGCGTGAACGGGGGGTGATGCTTGACCCAGGGCGGGGACAATTTACGGATTACAAGGGTGAAGCGTTAACCGGTAAGCTGCAATGGGGATTGGTTCTTTTTCCACAGGCAGGACCATTAGAGACATTACGCAAGCATGGGGCATTAGAAGGCTCCGAGATGATACAGTTGGCAGCTATATTACATACCGATCTGGATCAATTGAAGAAGGAATGGAATCAGGAAAATATACCTCATTTCTGGACAGCAGGTACACATCAGCCTGTTCATTTGACGTCTGCTCAGGTGGAGCGCCTACGTAGTTTGCAGCTGCAAGGAGCTGGCATCTATCCGATGATGACAAGGTATCTTCAGGGGCATACAGGAATGCAGTGGATGGGTTATCTGGCTGAACAGCCTGAGTCCTCCAAGGTTATAACTGGGCATCAGGATGAAGTAAAACAGCCATTTGCTATGAAATCAGGGGCAGCTGGACTCGAGAGGACACTTGAACCCCTGTTAAGGGGAATTGGCCCTACGCTTGTATCACGCATGGTCTCGGGTGGTGGAGAGATTATCCCTGATATTCAGCCGCACGTCATTGCACCGACCAATAGCCATTATCCTTTACGTGTAGAAACTACAGTGGATGCTGAGTTACAGCGTGGGTTGGAAGAGTTGACGCAAGAATCTGGATTACAAGAAGGGGCCATTGTTGTGTTAGATGCTGCTAACGCAGATGTTCGTGCCATGATCTCCCGCCCTTTCTATCAGCCACAACATGTGAACCCCAAGCAATCGGCCTGGGGAAATCGTGCAGTACAGGGAGCCGTACCGGGTTCCATTTTCAAAATTGTCACTGCCGCTGCTGCTATGGAGTATCATGCGGTTTCTACGGGAGAAGAATTCCATTGCGGTGGTGAGTACGGAAAATATGGGCTGTCTTGCTGGAAGGAGCATGGGCATGGAGACCTGAATCTGGAGCAAGGATTCGCTGAGTCTTGCAACATCGTATTCGCGGAAACGGCGCGCAGGCTTAGTATTGAGCAACTGGAGAACACGGCTGATCGTCTGGGACTCGCACGTCCGATTGGCTGGGAGGGGAAGCAGATGGCAGGAATGCCCGTGTTACGACACTTTGATCATGAGGATCACGGGCGTGTGAGAACAGAGGCTGTTTCTTCTGCTGATGAAGGTGCGAAAATACAGACAGCAATCGGCCAGCGCGATGTCTTGGTCACACCGCTGCAAGCTGCCAATCTGATCGTTACACTGTTACATGATGGAAAGGTTAGTGCACCACGTCTCGTTAAGCGCATCCGATATGCGGATGGTGGCACCATGCTGGAGATGCCCTTGCATGATTCACCTTCAGCATCAGGACAGATTGCTCCTGCAACAGCGCATAAACTGTTATCCTGGATGAATAAAGTAGTCCGTGAGGGAACAGGAAAATCCCTGCAGCGTGCACGGTGGCATGTTGCAGGGAAATCAGGTACAGCTCAGGTACAGAAACATGGAGAGAAGCGCAACAATCAATGGTTCATTGGTTATGGGCCGGTAGAACAACCCCAATATGCTGTAGCTGTTCTTGTTCAAGATGTCTCTCCTGACAGCCAACATCAGGCGACGGCTCTTTTCAGGAAGGTGATGGACTATTTGGCTGAGTCCTCATGA
- a CDS encoding methyl-accepting chemotaxis protein — protein sequence MGLVQKKQKDSGEQVTKAEQVNPEKVQKVKKEKVVKSKTTGNGKRLFKIDRSKLKLGWIKTDWLKKQFKNRDWKNLGGSSFQQIKKANPVKSVGVKLFLIFFAGIMIFVVSLGLLSYSKAKGTIEKNASRANQETIDQTKQKMDIILERFVDTSTQIFFDPEMQSLLQKMSDQNLTAYDTFINSSSINKQLSNVAFTNKSMEAIYLVPTDDTKSIMGTGSNSSSMGNIRQEAWYGELIEAGGYRWLPTEVKEDGSTPTFKIARSMKNLQGTTQSYVLVIELKLEVLEEQLKSLDLGPGAVLQLIAPDNKVVASSISDRTGQDTELAFVKELTEPAGSTNTEYVVDGKSTEMLAVYSTMDTSNWKLVGMIPTSVLVQDAKGILTLTLWMALIDAGIAVLIGIWMVRMIARPLGKLKDLMQEGAKGNLKVRTPYSSKDEIGQLSTAFNLMMEQITKLVEQTNRSAQEVLDTASELSSASKKTAVSASEIAVATEEIAGGAGSLATETERGNELTDNISRQMQSVIAANEQMGDSARHVEKSSQTGTQHLNQLMTKTQKTEEMIGALVYKVDSLKESTSSVLKVLEVLQNITKQTNILSLNATIEAARAGAAGRGFMVVADEVRQLAAQSRQSIEMVGEITDKIMTEMNETVDALSAAYPLFKEQMDAVKDTNVIFASVQEQMGAFVERLGMVTGSIGDLNKSQGTLSEAMSNVSAVAEESSATSQEVASLSSEQQNISNQLVNLSGKLENVSTELKETLSRFTV from the coding sequence ATGGGATTGGTTCAAAAGAAGCAGAAAGACAGTGGGGAGCAAGTGACAAAAGCCGAGCAGGTTAATCCTGAGAAGGTTCAGAAAGTGAAGAAAGAAAAAGTAGTCAAAAGTAAAACAACAGGTAATGGTAAAAGATTGTTTAAGATTGACCGCAGCAAGCTCAAACTGGGCTGGATCAAGACCGATTGGTTGAAGAAACAATTTAAAAACCGAGATTGGAAAAACCTTGGAGGCTCTTCTTTCCAACAGATTAAGAAGGCAAATCCGGTTAAATCCGTAGGGGTTAAACTGTTCTTGATCTTTTTTGCGGGAATTATGATTTTTGTAGTGAGTTTAGGTCTATTATCCTATTCAAAAGCCAAGGGTACGATAGAGAAAAATGCCTCACGTGCCAATCAGGAGACCATTGATCAGACCAAACAAAAAATGGACATTATTTTGGAGAGATTTGTGGATACATCCACACAGATTTTCTTTGATCCTGAAATGCAGTCCTTGCTACAAAAAATGTCAGATCAAAATCTGACTGCGTATGATACATTCATAAACTCAAGTTCCATCAACAAGCAACTGTCTAATGTTGCATTTACAAATAAATCTATGGAAGCGATTTATTTGGTGCCTACGGACGATACAAAGTCCATTATGGGTACAGGTAGCAACAGTTCATCCATGGGCAACATTCGCCAGGAAGCATGGTATGGTGAGTTGATTGAGGCGGGTGGTTATCGCTGGCTTCCAACAGAGGTCAAGGAAGATGGCTCAACGCCAACGTTTAAAATTGCACGTTCCATGAAAAACTTGCAGGGGACTACTCAGTCGTATGTTCTGGTTATTGAACTAAAACTGGAAGTTTTGGAGGAACAATTAAAATCGCTTGATCTGGGGCCAGGAGCTGTTCTTCAACTGATTGCTCCGGATAATAAAGTGGTTGCATCCTCCATCTCGGATCGTACGGGACAAGATACAGAGCTTGCATTTGTCAAAGAGTTGACCGAACCAGCAGGTAGTACGAATACGGAGTATGTGGTAGATGGAAAATCTACGGAAATGTTGGCTGTATACAGTACGATGGATACATCCAATTGGAAACTGGTTGGTATGATACCTACCTCTGTTTTGGTCCAGGATGCAAAGGGCATTCTAACCCTGACCTTGTGGATGGCGCTGATTGATGCGGGGATTGCAGTATTGATCGGGATCTGGATGGTGCGTATGATCGCTCGTCCACTCGGCAAATTGAAAGACCTGATGCAGGAAGGTGCGAAAGGTAATCTTAAAGTTCGTACCCCATATAGCTCCAAGGATGAAATTGGTCAGCTCTCGACCGCCTTCAATCTGATGATGGAGCAGATTACTAAGCTGGTTGAACAAACCAATCGTTCTGCGCAGGAAGTATTGGATACAGCCTCTGAGCTGAGCAGTGCATCCAAGAAAACGGCTGTATCTGCTTCGGAGATCGCCGTAGCTACAGAGGAGATCGCAGGCGGTGCAGGCAGTTTGGCAACCGAAACGGAACGTGGTAATGAATTAACTGACAATATCTCTCGTCAGATGCAGAGTGTAATCGCTGCTAATGAACAGATGGGTGATTCTGCTCGTCATGTAGAGAAGTCCAGTCAGACAGGAACACAACATCTGAATCAGTTGATGACCAAAACCCAGAAGACAGAAGAAATGATTGGTGCACTGGTGTATAAGGTTGATTCGCTGAAAGAGAGCACGTCCTCTGTTCTGAAAGTGCTTGAAGTACTGCAAAACATAACGAAGCAGACCAATATCCTTTCCCTGAATGCAACCATTGAAGCAGCACGTGCCGGTGCAGCCGGACGCGGATTTATGGTGGTGGCTGATGAGGTTCGTCAGCTCGCGGCTCAATCCAGACAATCCATTGAGATGGTTGGAGAGATCACAGACAAAATCATGACTGAAATGAATGAGACCGTGGATGCTTTGTCGGCAGCCTATCCGTTATTCAAGGAACAGATGGATGCGGTTAAAGACACCAACGTCATCTTTGCTTCCGTACAGGAACAGATGGGTGCATTTGTGGAACGTCTGGGCATGGTGACAGGTTCTATTGGAGATTTAAACAAATCTCAAGGTACCTTGTCTGAAGCCATGAGTAATGTCAGCGCTGTAGCTGAAGAATCTTCTGCAACGTCCCAAGAAGTAGCTTCCTTGAGCAGTGAACAGCAAAATATCAGTAACCAGCTGGTCAATCTGTCTGGCAAACTGGAGAATGTGTCTACTGAACTGAAAGAAACCTTGTCACGCTTTACGGTGTAA